The stretch of DNA ACGGCGGGGCGGGTAGTGGCGAACTCGGACCTGATCACGGTGCTGCCGAAGCACCTGATGGTCTCGACCGGGATGACCGATGCGCTGGTCTGGCGCGAACTGCCCTTCCAGCTGCCCGCCGTGCACCTGGACATGCTCTGGCACGAGCGCGACGGCCGCAGCCCGGCGCACCGCTGGCTGCGCAATAATCTCGAGAATATGGCGGAGAGCGCGGCGCCGAAGACGGGCGCGCGCAAGGTCGTGTGATTGTCCTACCGTAGGGGTGGTCCAGTTCAGTGAACTGGACTACGCTTCGCCGCCCTCCTACCTGATCGGCAGCTTGGTCGTATTCTTGACCTCTTCCATCACCGCATACGTGTGCGTCTCGCGCACCCCCTTCTGCAGCAAGGTCTTGCCGAGGAATTCCCGGTACGCCGCCATGTCCTTGACGCGCGCCTTGACCAGGTAATCGAAGCCGCCCGCCACCATGTGGCATTCCAGCACTTCCGGAATCATCTGGACGCTTTGTTTGAATGCATCGAACACCTCGGGAGTGGTACGATCGAGCACCACTTCGATGAAAACCAGCAGCGACACATCCAGCAGCTGCGGGTTGAGCTGGGCGGTGTAGCCCATGATATAGCCGGACTCGTGCAGCTTGCGCACGCGCTCTAGGCAGGCGGCAGGAGACAGGTTGACGCGCGCCGCCAGTTCGACGTTGCTGATGCGCCCGTCGTTCTGGAGTTCCGCCAGAATTTTCTTACTGATCTTGTCGAGCATGGTCGGTCTCTTGCCATGTAAATATTATTCGGTCAGATTGTCGCACCAAAAACTATCTTTTGCTAGTCTGTCGTAAAAACAGAATTAATCCAGAAGATTTCCTTCTACAATCGAATCATTCCAAGGTATCGCGCAGTACGCCGGCCGCCATTCTCGCGGCACGGCGTTTTTTGCTGCGTCGCGCCTCTGTTTGATTCCTTTTTTAGAAGACCACCATGCACATTGACGCCGCCCTGGCCTCCACTTTCGTTCCCTTCGATGCGCTCCAGCGCGAGGTCAAGCAGGAGCAGACCCCGTTGCGCGAAGCCATCACCGCCGCCTACCGCCGCGATGAAACCGAGGCGGTGCAGTGGCTGCTGGCCCAGGGTGCCAGCGCCAGCGCCGACGCCACCGCACTGGCGCAGCGCCTGGTCGCGAGCGTGCGCGAAAAGCGCACCCGTTCCTCGGGCGTGGACGCGCTGATGCACGAGTTCTCGCTGTCGTCGGAAGAAGGCGTGGCGCTGATGTGCCTGGCTGAAGCGCTGCTGCGCATCCCGGACAGCGAAACCGCCGACCGCCTGATCGCCGACAAGATCAGCCGCGGCGACTGGAAGAAGCACCTGGGCGAATCGCCTTCGCTGTTCGTCAACGCGGCCACCTGGGGACTGCTCATCACCGGCAAGCTGGTCTCGACCAATAGCGAGAAAAACCTGGGATCGGCGCTCACCCGCCTGATCGCCAAGGGCGGCGAACCCCTGATCCGCAAGGGCGTCGACATGGCCATGCGCATGCTGGGCAACCAGTTCGTCACCGGCCAGACCATCGAGGAAGCCCTCAAGAACAGCCGCGAGAACGAGACGCGCGGCTACCGCTATTCGTATGACATGCTGGGCGAAGCGGCGCTGACGGAAAGCGATGCGAAAAACTACTACGCCTCCTACGAGACCGCCATCCATGCGATCGGCAAGGCCTCGAACGGCCGCGGCATCAAGGACGGTCCGGGCATCTCGATCAAGCTGTCGGCCCTGCACCCGCGCTACAGCCGCGCGCAGTACGCGCGCGTGATGACCGAACTGCTGCCGCGCGTGCGCAGCCTGGTCCTGCTGGCCAAGCAGTACAACATCGGCATCAACATCGACGCGGAAGAAGCCGACCGCCTCGAGATCTCGCTCGACATGCTGGAGTCGCTGGCGTTCGATCCGGAACTGGCGGGCTTCGAAGGCATCGGCCTGGTGGTGCAGGCTTATCAAAAACGCTGCCCCTTCGTGATCGACTTCGTGGTCGACCTGGCCAAGCGCAGCGGCCGCAAGTTCATGGTGCGCCTGGTGAAGGGCGCCTATTGGGACGCCGAGATCAAGCGCGCCCAGGTCGACGGCATGCCGGGCTATCCGGTCTACACCCGCAAGGTCTACACCGACGTCTCCTACCTGACCTGCGCGCGCAAGCTGCTCGCTGCGTCAAGCATCATCTACCCGCAGTTCGCCACCCATAACGCGCACTCGCTGTCGGTGATCTACAGCTGGGCCAAGGCGGACGGGGTCGAGAATTATGAATTCCAGTGCCTGCACGGCATGGGCGAGACCCTGTACGACCAGGTCGTCGGCCCGAACAAGCTGGGCAAGGCCTGCCGCATCTACGCGCCGGTCGGCTCGCACGAAACCCTGCTGGCCTACCTGGTGCGCCGCCTGCTGGAAAACGGCGCCAACTCTTCCTTCGTGAACCAGATCGTGGACGAGAAAGTGGCGATCGACACCCTGCTGGCCGACCCGTTCGAGCAGGCGCGCGCCGCCGGCGGAAAACCGCACCCGGCCATCGCCCTGCCGCTGCAGCTGTTCGGCGCCGAGCGCAAGAATTCAAGTGGCCTCGACCTGGTCAACGAACACATCCTGAGCGCCACCGCCGCAGGCCTGGCCCGGCAGCGCCAGCACAGCGCGGCGCCGCTGATCGCCGGCCCGGTAGCCGCCAGCGACACCGCCAAGGTGGTCAACCCGGCCGTATCGAGCGACATCGTCGGGCAGGTGCAGGAAGCCACGCGTGCCGACGTCGACACCGCATTGGCGGCCGCCGCGGCCTTCGCCGGCGAATGGGAAAGCACCCCGGTCGACACCCGCGCCGCCATTCTCGAGCGCAGCGCCGACCTGTTCGAACAGCATGCGACCGAGCTGATGGCATTGGCCGTGCGCGAAGCCGGCAAATCGCTGCCGAACGCGATCGCCGAACTGCGCGAAGCGGTCGACTTCCTGCGCTACTACGCGGTCGAGATCCGCGCAGCCAAGGCGCAAGGCGCACTGGGACCAGTGACCTGCATCTCGCCCTGGAACTTCCCGCTGGCGATCTTCACCGGCCAGGTGGCAGCGGCGCTCGCCGCCGGCAACGTGGTGCTGGCCAAGCCTGCCGAGCAAACCCCCTTGATCGCGCACCGCGCCGTCGAGCTGTTCCTGGAAGCCGGCTGCCCGCGCGCCGCGCTGCAGCTGCTGCCGGGCCGCGGCGAAACCGTGGGCGCCGCCCTGACCTCGGATTCGCGTGTGAAAGGCGTCATCTTCACCGGTTCCACCGAAGTGGCGCAGCTGATCAACCGTACCCTGGCAAAGCGCGCCGAACAGGAAGGCATCGACATCCCGCTGGTGGCCGAAACCGGCGGCCAGAACGCGCTGATCGTCGATTCCTCGGCGCTGCCGGAGCAGGTGGTGCAGGACGTGCTGTCCTCGGCCTTCGACTCGGCCGGCCAGCGCTGCTCGGCGCTGCGCGTGCTGTTCCTGCAGGAAGACATCGCCGACAAGACCGTCAGGATGCTCAAGGGCGCGATGCTGGAACTGCGCGTCGGCTCGCCGGACCGCCTGGCCACCGACATCGGCCCGGTGATCGATGCCGAAGCCCAGCGCAACCTGCTGGCCCACATCGAGCGCATGCGCGCCACCGCGCGCAGCCATTTCGCGCTCGAGCTGCCCGACAGCGTGAACGGGGCCGGCACCTTCGTGCCGCCGACCGTGCTGGAAATCGGCTCGATGGCCGAACTCAAGCACGAAGTCTTCGGCCCGGTGCTGCACGTGGTGCGCTACCGCCGCGCCGACCTGGCGAAGGTGGTCGACACCATCAACGCCACCGGCTACGGCCTGACCCTGGGCGTGCATTCGCGTATCGACGAGACCATCGACTTCATCGTCGCGCGCGCCCACGTCGGCAACATCTACGTGAACCGCAACATCGTCGGCGCGGTCGTGGGCGTGCAGCCCTTCGGCGGCGAGGGCAAATCGGGCACCGGTCCGAAGGCCGGCGGTCCGCTCTACCTGAAGCGCCTGCAGCGCCATGCGGCGCCGCTGATGGAACACGGCCGCACGTTTGACGCCGGCCTGGACGCGCTGCTCGGCTGGCTGCGCAACAACGGCCATCAGGATGTGGCGACGCTGGCGCAGGGCTATGGCCGCACTTCCCTGAATGGCGTCGAGATCGCCCTGCCGGGTCCGACCGGCGAGCGCAATACCCTGGCCTTCACGCCGCGCGGCACCGTGCTGTGCGCGCCGAAGAGCCTTGCCGGCCTGCTCAACCAGCTGGCCGCCAGCCTCGCCAACGGCAACCGCGCGCTGGTGCTGGCCACGCCGGATTTGATTCCGGCCAATCTGCCCGACCTGGTCAAGGAGCGCGTGCGCTTCATCGGGGAAGACGAGATCGACGCCAGCGAGTTCCAGATCGCGCTGCTGGAAGCCGGCCTGGCCGGTTCGCTGCGCAGCAAGCTGGCGGGGCGGCCCGGGGCCATCGTCGGCATTGTCGACACCAGCGCCAGCGAGCCGGTCGCCCTGTGGCGGCTGGTGGCGGAACGGGCGGTGTGCGTCAACACCACCGCGGCTGGCGGCAACGCAAGCCTGATGACACTGGGAGTGTAATCATCAAGGGAGCGCAAGCTCCCTTTTTTTATGCTGAACCCGTAGGGTGGACGGCTGTGCCGTCCGCGCGTTCAAACAGCGTAGAAATGGACGATGCGCCGCATTTCACCTTGTAGCTGAACGCGCGGACGGCACAGCCGTCCACCCTACAAAATCTTCGAAACAGGAGTAGCGTAGCGAAGCAGCTTCACATTCTTATACATCTTGGAGGTAGACATGCTTGTTGGCGTACCAAAAGAGATCAAGAATCACGAATACCGTGTCGGGATGACGCCACCTTCGGTGCGCGAACTGACGTCGCGCGGTGTCGACGTCATCGTGCAGCAGGGCGCCGGCGAGCAGATCGGGCTGTCGGACGAGCAGTACATGGCGGCCGGTGCAAGCATCGTGGCGAAGGCAGAGGAAATCTTTGCGCGCGCCGACATGATCGTCAAGGTCAAGGAACCGCAGCCTCTAGAGTGCGCGATGCTGCGCGAAGGGCAGGTGCTCTACACCTACCTGCACCTGGCGCCCGATCCGGAACAGACCGCCGCCCTGGTGAAGTCCGGCGCGGTCTGCATCGCCTACGAGACCATCACCGGCCCGGGCGGCGGATTGCCGCTGCTGGCGCCGATGAGCGAAGTGGCCGGCCGCATGGCGATCCAGGCCGGCGCTGCGCACCTGGAAAAATCCCGGGGCGGCATGGGCCTGCTGCTGGGCGGCGTGCCGGGTGTCGCCGCCGGCCACGTGGCGATCATCGGCGCCGGCGTGGTCGGCACCAATGCGCTGCAAATGGCGATCGGCACCGGCGCGCGCGTGACGGTGCTCGACAAGAACGTCGACCGCCTGCGCCAGCTGGACCTGGTCTACGGCAACCGCATCTCCACGCTCTATTCCAACGCCCATGCGATCGAGGAAGCGGTGCTGGACGCCGACCTGGTGATCGGCGGCGTGCTGGTGCCGGGCGCCGCGGCGCCCAAGCTGGTCACCCGCGACATGATCGCGCGCATGAAGAAGGGCGCGGTGGTGGTGGACGTGGCGATCGACCAGGGCGGCTGCTTCGCAAGCTCGCACCCGACCACCCATGCCGACCCGACCTTCGTCGTCGATGGCGTGATTCACTACTGCGTGGCGAACATGCCGGGCGCGGTGGCACGCACCTCCACCTTCGCGCTCAACAACGCGACCATCGGCCATGCGGTGGCGCTGGCCACCAAGGGCTGGCGCCAGGCCTTGTCGGACGACGTCCACCTGCGCAATGGCCTGAACGTCTGCCAGGGCAAGATCACCTACGAAGCCGTCGCGCGCGACCTGAAGTACGACTACGTGCCGGCCGAATCGCTGCTGGGCTAGAGCGGCCTTGCCGCCAGATCCCGGCACACGCGCCGGGTGATGTGAAAAGCATACTGCGCGGCCACCGATGTCACGAATCGCATGAAATCGGTGGCCGCGTTTTCGTTGGCATTGTCGGACACGGTGCGGATCACGGCGCAGGGCACGTCCAGCTCGTAGCACACCTGCGCCACCGCAGCGCCTTCCATTTCGACCGCCACCAGGCCGGGAAGGGCGTCGTTGAGCGCGTTCAGGGCCAGGCGATCGTTCATGAACTGGTCGCCGCTCGCCACCAGGCCGCGGTGCACGCGCGGCTGCGCCAGGCGGAATTCGCGCCGCTCTCCCTCGCTGATCGCGCTGTGCAAGTCCTGCTCGAGGAAGTCATGGGCCGCGCGCGACAGGCGCATCGACAGCTGCGGGTCGGGCTGGAAGTGGGTCAGGCCGGTGAGCGGCACCTCGAAACGGGGAAACAGCGGACTGGCATCCATGTCGTGCTGGACCAGGGCTTCCGCGACCACGATATCGCCGACCTGCACCGTTTTATCCCCGGCGCCGCCCACGCCGGTAAAGAGGATGTGGGTAACTCCGAACTTCTCCACAAGCGTGGTGGCTGTCATCGCCGCCGCAACCTTGCCAATTCGCGACAGAACGCACACAGCGTCGATTTCCCACAGCTTCCCTGCCCAGTACTCACGCTTGCCATGGATGAGCTTGGAGGGCCCTTTCAAGGCTTCCACGAGCCCCAGCTGTTCTTCGTACAGCGCGCTGATGATTCCCAGTCGCATGTTTTCCTTGTTTTTATTGCGTTTTTGTTATGAAAGCAGCTTGCGGAAGTAGACCACGCGCTCGGTTTCCTCGAATCCGAGCGCCCGATGCATGGCATGGCTCGCCGTATTCTCGAGCAAGGCATCCGAGGCCATCTCGGTGCAGCCCTGTTTCCTGACCCACTGTTCCGCGGTTTGCACCAGCATGGCAGCGATTCCCTGCCGGCGGAAGGCCGGATCGACATACAAACCTTCCAGGAAGCCGACAGGAGACGAGTTGGTGCCGTTGACGACATCCCCGCGCAGCGCGACTTCGATCAGTCCCTGGGGCTCTCCAAGGCTTGAATAGGCGAGGAACTGTGCATAACGGCCGGGTTGTGCACACAGTTCCTGCATTTCCCGCAGGTGGTCGGCGCGCTGCGCAGGCCACAGGGCCATGCGCAGCTGCAGCCAGCCGGCTTGTTCAACGCTTGTGCACGGTTTGATCGAGCTCATGAGGCTGCCAGATTTTACGCTTGAGTGTCCATTTTGCTTGTCTTACGAGCGTGAGGCCAGTGAAAACCTGATTTTCCTGGTCTTTTCCGGCTTTTCTGGCAGCGCAGTGCTTCACGCTTTTAGTTAACTAAAGTTTGTATATAAACTGGTAGTAGATAGTAAACGCGGCTTCTTCTGTTGATAAGTCAGGTTTACTCCACAGCATCAATGACTTGCAGACGCGTTTACCGGCTGAACAAAGCCTGTGTGAAGTTTGAACGAAACGTGGACAGTTTTCGCGCGAAGCAGAAATGGTCGCGTTCTGCACATACGATCCTGTGGATATGCCTCGGCTTTTCCACAAGCGCATCGCCAACAATGCCTTGAAGAGCGGTTCGACAGGCGATCTGCAGGCAGATGGTGGTCCAGGGAGGATCCTGGCCGACGATGTTGGAGGAGCAGACGGCACACTGCCTTGGTGATCAACAGGTGGTGGAGCCGGGCGCGGTCGCGACTGGATTCGCGCTGTTGGTTTTGTTGTTGTAGTAAACAAGTTTGTATACAAACTGGTAGTAATAGTAAACGCGCATGTTGCTGTGGATAACAAAGGTTTTCTCCACAACGTCAATGGTTTACGGTCGCGTTAACCGGCTGAACAAGGCTTGTTTTAGAACTGGATGAAACTTGGACTATATTTTGGTGGACCGGGTTAACCGGCTGTTCTACACATTCGATCCTGTGGATATCCCAGAGGTTTTCCACAGATGAGGTCAAAATTTGCTGGTTTGCGCGTTTTCCAGGCCGCAGACTTGCAGGTGCGCGTGAACATGCTGGCAGAATCCGGAGAGCGGCGCTCAGGGTATGGCCGCGATAGTCACGCTGTGGTCGACCCTTGCTACCGTCTGTTGATCGCGAGCCGGTCCGGGTTTGCAGCTGAAGCTGGCAAGCAGGTCGCAGGTGTCGACAGACTGCGACGGCGGCTAAAAAATTTCGAAAAAATTTTCTACAGCTTTACAATCAAAGTTTGTATACAACGGTAGTAGTAGTGGTTAACGGCGGCCCTTTTCTGTGGACAAGGCGGTTAACGGCTGAAAAATCATTGGTTTACGCACCGTATAAGGCAGTGCAACACTGGCGCGTGGAGACTGCCTGAAAACTGGACAAGTTTTTGGGCACCCATTAATTCTCCGGTTCTGCACAAAACAGACCTGTGGATATCAAGAGGCTTATCCACAGAGGGCCCCTAGACTTCCGTTTACGATCTGGTAAGCTTGCCTCAACGAATGACGAACGGAGGCTGTGGTGGATCTCGATGCGCTGTTTCGTAAGCCTTTGCCACGTGAACCGAAGTGCGGCGGTTCGCGTTCGTTCGGCCATGACAGTCGTGGCGACGGCGGCAATGGCAACGGCGTGCGGGAACGCTAGCCTTGGAATCTGCCGGCCAGTACGACTACATCATCGTTGGCGGCGGCACCTCCGGCTGTGTGCTCGCCAACCGGCTGAGCCGTAATCCGAAGATCGAGGTCTTGCTGGTGGAGGCGGGCGGTCGTGACGATTACCTGTGGATCCACATCCCGGTCGGCTACCTGCATTGCATCGGCAATCCGCGCACGGACTGGCTGTTTCGCACCGAGGCCGATCCCGGCCTGCACGGCAGGGCGCTGATCTACCCGCGGGGCAAGGTGCTGGGCGGTAGTTCGTCGATCAACGGCATGATCTACATGCGTGGCCAGCCGGCGGATTATGCGCGCTGGGCGACGCTGACCGGCGACGATTCCTGGTGCTGGGAGCAGGTGCTGCCGCTGTTCAAGCGCAGCGAAGACCACTACCTGGGGGCCAGCGAACTGCATGGCGCCGGCGGCGAATGGCGTGTCGAAAAGCAGCGGCTGTCGTGGCAGATCCTCGACGCGTTTCGTGAAGCGGCAGCCGAAACCGGTATCCCGAAGATCGATGATCTGAACGCCGGCCGAGGTGAAGGTTCCGCTTATTTCGACGTCAACCAGCGGCGCGGCATCCGCCTGAATACGGCGAAAGCTTTCCTGAAACCGGCGGCGAAACGGCCCAATTTAACCATCATGACCGGCAAGCGAAGCTGTGCACCGGCATTCAGTTCAGCGGCGGCGGCCACATGTACAGGGCGACGGCGCAGCGCGAGACCCTGTTGGCGGCCGGGGCGGTGGGTTCGCCGCAGCTCCTGCAGCTGTCCGGCATCGGCGCGGCGGAAGATCTGCAGCGCCACGGCATCGCGTCGGTGATGGACTTGCCCGGCGTCGGCGCCAACCTGCAGGACCACCTGCAGCTGCGCATGATCTTCAAGGTCCAGGGCGTGCGGACCCTGAATACGCGCGCCACCAACTGGTTCGGCAAGACGCTGATCGGACTGGAATATGCGTGTTTCCGCAGCGGACCAATGTCGATGGCGCCATCGCAACTGGGCGCATTTGCCAAGTCCTCGCCGGATCTGGCGGCGGCGAATCTGCAGTACCACGTCCAGCCTCTGTCGCTGGACAAGTTCGGCGATCCGCTGCACCGCTTCCCGGCATTTACCGCGAGCGTCTGCAACCTGCAGCCGACATCAACCGGGCAGGTCGGTATCGTATCCGCCGACAGTTACGCGCCGCCCAGGATCACGCCGAACTACCTGAGTACCGAGGCCGACCGCACAACCGCCGCCGCGGCGCTGGCATTGACGCGCCGGATCGTGGCGGCGCCGGCACTGGCGAAATACCGCCCCGAAGAGTTCATGCCCGGCCCGCAATACCAGAGCGAAGAAGAACTGGCCCATGCGGCAGGTCTGGTCGGCACCACGATTTTCCATCCGGTCGGCACCTGCCGCATGGGACGGGCAGATGATCCGCTGGCCGTGGTCGACAGCCGCCTGCGGGTACGCGGCGTCGAAAAATTGCGCGTGGTCGATGCCTCGATCATGCCCTTTATAACATCCGGGAACACCAATTCCCCGACCATCATGATTGCGGAAAAAGCCGCGCAGGACATCCTCGCGCACCAGGCTTGATTCCGTCCACATGTCATCTCCCTTGAAAGGCAGCGATGAGCACTGCAATCTTCAAACGTGGCGCTGCAAGCCGCATGTGCGCCGTCCTGGCGCTGAACTTGATTGGCATCTCCGCCAGTTATGCCTGCAGGACGCCACCGTCCCAGCAGCTAGTGACGCCTGAACAGCAAATTGCGATGGCGACGGATGTGTCTGTCGCCAGGGTGGTCAAGGCGACGCCTTCTCCACTCCCTGCCAATGGCAGGCGTTCTTCGGTAGAGTACGAGTTCGAGGTGCTGGAGCGCATCGCGGGAGCCGCCGACCCACGTTTCACGCTCGTTGGCGCGACCGGACAGACGCGCACCGGGCCTGACTCGAGCGACCACAGCGATGAGGAATTCTGGGAACGCGGCGGCGGACGCCTCCATAACGACTCGGACTGCATGCTGAGGCCGGACTTCACGCTTGGCGAAACCTACCTGGTTTTCCGCGGCAGTCCGCCGACCTGGCGTAGCTTCAAGCACATCGCATCCGTCGGTGGCAAGCCGCATCCCGACGACCGCTGGCTGGCGTATGTAAAGGCGAAACTGACGGAAGCGCAGAAATAGTCCGCGGTCTTGCGGCAGGGACCAGGCCTTTGAGCCGGTATAAGTACATCATGATATTGTTGGGTAACTCGGTGCGCTGCGCGAGCCCATTGCATGTGGAGCGGACATGAATCTGGAATCCCATTACGTCGACGTACACGGCCTGCGCATGCATTACGTCAGCGCGGGCGAAGGCCCGGCCGTGATCCTGATGCACGGCTTTCCGGACACCCATGCGATCTGGCGTCTCCAGATCCCCGTGCTGGCTAAACAAGGGTTTCGGGTCATCGCGCCCGACATGCGCGGCTACGGCAAGACCGATGCGCCACCGTCCACCGGCGCCTACGCGATCGAGTTCCTGTGCGCCGACATCATCGGTCTCATGGACCGGCTCGGCCTGGAAAAGGCCTCGCTCGTGGGTCACGACTGGGGCGGGCTGGTTGGCTGGCAGCTGTGCATGAATGCCCCGCAGCGCTTCGAGCGTTTCGTCGCCCTGTCCACCGGGCACCCGGCGGCGATCGCCCACGCCGGCGTCACCCAGCAGATGCGCTTCTGGTACATC from Massilia varians encodes:
- a CDS encoding 5'-methylthioadenosine/adenosylhomocysteine nucleosidase: MRLGIISALYEEQLGLVEALKGPSKLIHGKREYWAGKLWEIDAVCVLSRIGKVAAAMTATTLVEKFGVTHILFTGVGGAGDKTVQVGDIVVAEALVQHDMDASPLFPRFEVPLTGLTHFQPDPQLSMRLSRAAHDFLEQDLHSAISEGERREFRLAQPRVHRGLVASGDQFMNDRLALNALNDALPGLVAVEMEGAAVAQVCYELDVPCAVIRTVSDNANENAATDFMRFVTSVAAQYAFHITRRVCRDLAARPL
- a CDS encoding alpha/beta fold hydrolase → MNLESHYVDVHGLRMHYVSAGEGPAVILMHGFPDTHAIWRLQIPVLAKQGFRVIAPDMRGYGKTDAPPSTGAYAIEFLCADIIGLMDRLGLEKASLVGHDWGGLVGWQLCMNAPQRFERFVALSTGHPAAIAHAGVTQQMRFWYILGFLMPVVAEHAIRANDWFFLRQMTRRPEQVAIWRAALEPEGRLTAALNYYRANLKLGRPHHWRPVEVPVMGVWSDRDPALGEKQMLDSLHHCRAGFRYERLSGAGHWMQLSATERLNALLLDFLRPS
- the putA gene encoding trifunctional transcriptional regulator/proline dehydrogenase/L-glutamate gamma-semialdehyde dehydrogenase, with translation MHIDAALASTFVPFDALQREVKQEQTPLREAITAAYRRDETEAVQWLLAQGASASADATALAQRLVASVREKRTRSSGVDALMHEFSLSSEEGVALMCLAEALLRIPDSETADRLIADKISRGDWKKHLGESPSLFVNAATWGLLITGKLVSTNSEKNLGSALTRLIAKGGEPLIRKGVDMAMRMLGNQFVTGQTIEEALKNSRENETRGYRYSYDMLGEAALTESDAKNYYASYETAIHAIGKASNGRGIKDGPGISIKLSALHPRYSRAQYARVMTELLPRVRSLVLLAKQYNIGINIDAEEADRLEISLDMLESLAFDPELAGFEGIGLVVQAYQKRCPFVIDFVVDLAKRSGRKFMVRLVKGAYWDAEIKRAQVDGMPGYPVYTRKVYTDVSYLTCARKLLAASSIIYPQFATHNAHSLSVIYSWAKADGVENYEFQCLHGMGETLYDQVVGPNKLGKACRIYAPVGSHETLLAYLVRRLLENGANSSFVNQIVDEKVAIDTLLADPFEQARAAGGKPHPAIALPLQLFGAERKNSSGLDLVNEHILSATAAGLARQRQHSAAPLIAGPVAASDTAKVVNPAVSSDIVGQVQEATRADVDTALAAAAAFAGEWESTPVDTRAAILERSADLFEQHATELMALAVREAGKSLPNAIAELREAVDFLRYYAVEIRAAKAQGALGPVTCISPWNFPLAIFTGQVAAALAAGNVVLAKPAEQTPLIAHRAVELFLEAGCPRAALQLLPGRGETVGAALTSDSRVKGVIFTGSTEVAQLINRTLAKRAEQEGIDIPLVAETGGQNALIVDSSALPEQVVQDVLSSAFDSAGQRCSALRVLFLQEDIADKTVRMLKGAMLELRVGSPDRLATDIGPVIDAEAQRNLLAHIERMRATARSHFALELPDSVNGAGTFVPPTVLEIGSMAELKHEVFGPVLHVVRYRRADLAKVVDTINATGYGLTLGVHSRIDETIDFIVARAHVGNIYVNRNIVGAVVGVQPFGGEGKSGTGPKAGGPLYLKRLQRHAAPLMEHGRTFDAGLDALLGWLRNNGHQDVATLAQGYGRTSLNGVEIALPGPTGERNTLAFTPRGTVLCAPKSLAGLLNQLAASLANGNRALVLATPDLIPANLPDLVKERVRFIGEDEIDASEFQIALLEAGLAGSLRSKLAGRPGAIVGIVDTSASEPVALWRLVAERAVCVNTTAAGGNASLMTLGV
- the aac(6') gene encoding aminoglycoside 6'-N-acetyltransferase, which translates into the protein MSSIKPCTSVEQAGWLQLRMALWPAQRADHLREMQELCAQPGRYAQFLAYSSLGEPQGLIEVALRGDVVNGTNSSPVGFLEGLYVDPAFRRQGIAAMLVQTAEQWVRKQGCTEMASDALLENTASHAMHRALGFEETERVVYFRKLLS
- a CDS encoding Lrp/AsnC ligand binding domain-containing protein, with product MLDKISKKILAELQNDGRISNVELAARVNLSPAACLERVRKLHESGYIMGYTAQLNPQLLDVSLLVFIEVVLDRTTPEVFDAFKQSVQMIPEVLECHMVAGGFDYLVKARVKDMAAYREFLGKTLLQKGVRETHTYAVMEEVKNTTKLPIR
- the ald gene encoding alanine dehydrogenase — encoded protein: MLVGVPKEIKNHEYRVGMTPPSVRELTSRGVDVIVQQGAGEQIGLSDEQYMAAGASIVAKAEEIFARADMIVKVKEPQPLECAMLREGQVLYTYLHLAPDPEQTAALVKSGAVCIAYETITGPGGGLPLLAPMSEVAGRMAIQAGAAHLEKSRGGMGLLLGGVPGVAAGHVAIIGAGVVGTNALQMAIGTGARVTVLDKNVDRLRQLDLVYGNRISTLYSNAHAIEEAVLDADLVIGGVLVPGAAAPKLVTRDMIARMKKGAVVVDVAIDQGGCFASSHPTTHADPTFVVDGVIHYCVANMPGAVARTSTFALNNATIGHAVALATKGWRQALSDDVHLRNGLNVCQGKITYEAVARDLKYDYVPAESLLG